In Gossypium hirsutum isolate 1008001.06 chromosome A10, Gossypium_hirsutum_v2.1, whole genome shotgun sequence, the DNA window TAGCACCCTAGAGTTACTCTGAGCAATTGTCTTCTTGGTCAGCCTATCTTCTTGTTCTTGTTTCGGCTCTTGAAATCTTTAGATGAATTGACCTCCATTATAGCATCTTGATCTCCTTCTTATCTTCCTTTTTTGTTGTACATTGTATCAACAAATATATAGGGTAAAATGGTAACTTTATATAATGGGTAGGGCGgaacaagaaaaataattattataaccgCTTCATACTCATAGTGTAAAAAAAAATCCATCTTATAATGCATCcactttttaagaaaaaaataaaaataaaaagtcatCTCCAATTCTTTTCTGTTTACTGGGGGATGTATTGTTGCTACTATCGAAGGGGAGTTATTAAGAAGCTATCATTTTTTGTGAGTTTTCAAGCTCATTATTCTAATATCTTCAATTAAACAGTCCAAATTACTATAAGAAGACCCACCAACATTAACACATTGATTGGTTACCTTAGCCATTTCAGATGCGGATTTTGCAAACTCCTCCTTTCGATCCACCATGACATCATTTACCATTTTCTCCACTATCTTGCTATCACATACATCCTTCATATCCAACCCTATTTTCCACACCTCACTCACAACCCTACTATTCACGTGTTGGTCAGCAAACTGAGGCCAGCAAATCATAGGCACCCCTGCGACAATGCTCTCTAAAGTCGAGTTCCATCCATTATGCGTAAAGAACCCGCCAATGGCCGGGTGGTTCAAGACTGCCTCTTGTGGTGCCCAATTTACAATGTAACCTCGATCCTTACTCTTCTCCATAAGCTCCATTACAACATCCTCCCCTTCACCATCTTTTCCAATGACGGAATTCGGCCTTACAACAAGCAAGAACTTCGTTTTACTGTTAAGAAGTCCATACCAAAGCTCTACAAGTTGCTCCCTTGACGTGCTCGTAATGCTACCAAAACTTACATAGATAACAGATCGATTCGGTTGCTTATTGAGCCAAAAGATGCAGCTTTTATCCACTTCCCAAAGTGTATTCGAGAAGTGATCATATGATTCTCCATGTTTTGCATTGAGTCTAGTGTTTAATTGAGCATGTAAGGGTCCAACGGCATAGACACGAGGGCATTTGGTGCGTATTTGAGATAGTATAGGCCCATCAAGCTCTTCGGCAGTGTTGAGTATCAAGGCATCGGCTTGAAGGCTCTTTCGAGTCTGTTTTACAACTAGCTTCATACTTGAATCTTCAATGTCCAGTTTTCGACAAAAAGTAGGAAGATCTCGACATCGAAGATAAGTTTCCATGCCTGGCACTGTCGTTATTAACCGGTCCATGTCTTCACTTCCTTCAATTGTTTAACAAAAACCCATTTACTAGTGTCAATGATCACAAGCCCAATTAATTCAAACTCAAATCagattcaaatttatttaatcataGAAATTTAACAACTCAAATTCAAAATGATCTAAGCTCAAACATGATCACAACTTTAAACGACTCGAACTTAAAAACAACGGGAACAAGTTACCCAAAGTGGTCCAAACTTAAGTATTAAACCCGAATGAAAACAATCCTGAAATGATTCAACttgaaaattgaaacaaaaaaccCAGCTAGCTAACCTAAAGTGACCCGGAAACAAAATGACCCAAAATAactcaaatttaaaagttaaattagtAAATCTAAATGACAAGAACCCAAAATGATTTTAACTGGAAACAATCCAAAcctcttaaaaaaaattgaaactcaaaatcattcaaacatgaaatgatttaaaatttttaaattccgATTTAATCCAACTTAAACCAAATCAACTCGCCTAATTAACAGGAATATTCCAAACGTCTTTCTTGTTAATTTCTTCAACATGCTTGTAAAATCATTTCGACTTAAGGTTTTATTTGTGTTATTCTAAATTAAAAACAGTGCTAAACATGGTACAATAAACAAGTTGATGAAAAGAAATGGATTTACCATTGATAGGAAGCTCCCCAGCTTGGATTATATCAGGGATAGAATGATAAACCCAGAAACAACAAGGACTGCTGGTACGAAAAAAAATAATGGGGATTCCAAGCTCCTTTGCAACATCAAGAGCAAAGCCTAAAAACCCATCTCCAATTATGCAATCTACTGGTGGGCTACTATTCACAAGTACCTCTCTCAAACTTTCCTTCATCTTAAGTTCCATGGTATCTTCAAACATATCAAGGAACCAGCTCCCTGACCTAGGATGATTAAGAGGGAGGCCATCGGTTATGGTCTTGAATTGGAACCCTGGGTATCTTTCAGAATGGGCAGCAATATTGTTGAACTTGACCAAGCGTTCATGGTTGTGGTGGGAGTTGAGGAAAGTGAGCTTGAAGCCGGCGATAGCTAGCAGTTCAGCTAGCTTAATCATGGAGTTTATATGGCCTTGTAATGGGAGGGGGAAGACGAGGACATGAGGAGGACGGGATTGAGAGGATCTATCCTGCTCCATCTAATTGGAGGATCTGTTTATGTGCTAAAGAATCGACAATTTGGAAGCTATTTAATGGCCAAAAGATGTCTTTGGATAGGGTGGAAATTGTTGTCTAATTTGaccattatattaatttatgagttgagaaataaatgatatatttatcatttttaggaaACTAATTAGGCTCTTATCTGTCCAAGGgtgaatttagaaattttttttcgggttgaaattaaattataatttttataataataaaaatataattttattatctttaatactttatatttttataatttttaaaagattaaattaaaattttatcatttttaaagagttaaaagtatattttatttctaataatttaaaattttaaaagacctACATAAAAAAAGATTCATTTTAAGGGGATTAAAGCCACTATTAGCCCCTCTAGCTGCGCCCATATACCTATCCTCAATGACCTTATTTTCCATTTCCATTCCAATGTGGAATTATGGCAACTTGCCTACTTTAAAGCATTTGGTGTGACATTCTCTCCTATTCAATCTCGTGACGTCCTAGTCACAAGCTACTGTGTCATAGTTGGTCCACTATATCATCCCACTTTCTGAGAAGCTTATTGTGAAATTGGGCAGTCAATGATtgctttgataccacttgttatgAGATCATTACTCTTTTCCCAAAAGACACGTGATTCGATGTGTGACGCATAAGCTTATATTCTTAAcgacttttcctttctttttgaaattaatatattCTATCTTTTTTTAAAGTGCTTGACGTGATATTTATTTTCCgaatatgagaaattattaaaaaacaaatCTAAAAGTTTATTTAAAAGTTGTATTATGATTTATTGGGgctggaaaattaattttttttaattttttaaaatttaagagaaaatatggttataatattatttttgttttctaatatttattttgaactcACCCATTTAaagtaagttaattaatgattttatttatttatttttca includes these proteins:
- the LOC107951640 gene encoding 7-deoxyloganetic acid glucosyl transferase isoform X2, which gives rise to MEQDRSSQSRPPHVLVFPLPLQGHINSMIKLAELLAIAGFKLTFLNSHHNHERLVKFNNIAAHSERYPGFQFKTITDGLPLNHPRSGSWFLDMFEDTMELKMKESLREVLVNSSPPVDCIIGDGFLGFALDVAKELGIPIIFFRTSSPCCFWVYHSIPDIIQAGELPINGSEDMDRLITTVPGMETYLRCRDLPTFCRKLDIEDSSMKLVVKQTRKSLQADALILNTAEELDGPILSQIRTKCPRVYAVGPLHAQLNTRLNAKHGESYDHFSNTLWEVDKSCIFWLNKQPNRSVIYVSFGSITSTSREQLVELWYGLLNSKTKFLLVVRPNSVIGKDGEGEDVVMELMEKSKDRGYIVNWAPQEAVLNHPAIGGFFTHNGWNSTLESIVAGVPMICWPQFADQHVNSRVVSEVWKIGLDMKDVCDSKIVEKMVNDVMVDRKEEFAKSASEMAKEDKKEIKML
- the LOC107951640 gene encoding 7-deoxyloganetic acid glucosyl transferase isoform X1, with the translated sequence MEQDRSSQSRPPHVLVFPLPLQGHINSMIKLAELLAIAGFKLTFLNSHHNHERLVKFNNIAAHSERYPGFQFKTITDGLPLNHPRSGSWFLDMFEDTMELKMKESLREVLVNSSPPVDCIIGDGFLGFALDVAKELGIPIIFFRTSSPCCFWVYHSIPDIIQAGELPINGSEDMDRLITTVPGMETYLRCRDLPTFCRKLDIEDSSMKLVVKQTRKSLQADALILNTAEELDGPILSQIRTKCPRVYAVGPLHAQLNTRLNAKHGESYDHFSNTLWEVDKSCIFWLNKQPNRSVIYVSFGSITSTSREQLVELWYGLLNSKTKFLLVVRPNSVIGKDGEGEDVVMELMEKSKDRGYIVNWAPQEAVLNHPAIGGFFTHNGWNSTLESIVAGVPMICWPQFADQHVNSRVVSEVWKIGLDMKDVCDSKIVEKMVNDVMVDRKEEFAKSASEMAKVTNQCVNVGGSSYSNLDCLIEDIRIMSLKTHKK